The genomic interval ACTCAAGTAAATTTCGAGCATTAGCAGGTGAACAAAGTAAATAAGCAGTTTCTTCCAATGCGTGATAATCCTCCAAAGAAAGCATAACCACAGGTGTTTCACGTTTTCGGGTAATAATAATGGGCGCGTGGTCATTGCAAACCTGCTTCATTGTTTTTGATAAATTTGCGCGAATAGCCGTATAGCTTATCGTATCCATAAAAACCTCTTTACTAATAAGTACAGATAAATGTACCTCGTAGTATAATCTTAGATAATAAAAAATCAAGTGTGTTTGATATAAATTACCATCACCAAATATAAACTTTGACCTTAGCCAAACTTTAAAAATGACGCAAGATATTCGCTGGATACAACGCTTTAATAACTTTTTAAAAGCCTTTGCTCAATTAACTAAGTTTATGGCTAGAGATAGTTTAAATGAACTGGAAGAACAAGGCTTAATTCAATCTTTTGAATACAATCATGAATTAGCTTGGAAAACCCAAAAAGACTTTTTAGAATATCGGGGCGTTATAAATTTATATGGTTCAAAAGATGTGACCAGAGAGGCATTTAAGGTGGGTTTAATTACCGAGTCTGAACTATGGATGGAAATGATTAAAGACCGTAATTTAAGCTCTCATACCTACCATGAAGAAACAACCCAAAAAATCATTAATCATATTATTGATGATTATTATTCAGAATTTGCAGCACTTATTGAAACCTTAAAAAAACATCGTGATGAATCTTTCTGAACAATCAGGCTTAAACCCTGACACTGTGTTAAAAATTCAAACCGCTTTAGCTCAATTTGATGCGATTGAAAGCGTGGTTTTATATGGCTCACGCGCCAAAGGTAATTATAAAAATGGCTCTGATATTGATTTAAGTATTAAAACCATCGAAAAACCTGCTAAAAATTTATTATCTCAGGTCATGGATGCCATAGAGGATTTAGAGCTTATTTACGGCTTTGATATTTCTTTATTTTCCCCTCTTAATAATGCTGATTTAATCAAACATATTAACCATATAGGCATTGAATTTTATAATAAAAACTTGTTTAAAAAACAACAACAAAAACAAATGCAGCAAAAAAATTATGCAAAAGAAGTTAGTCAATCAGAACAAGCCTTAGAAGATAATCTGGTTAAACAACTGGTTTCACTCGGTCACAACTTGGTAAAAATCAAAGACGAAAAAGATCTACTGGCTAATTTAAAAATTCAACTAGAAAAACATAATCGCTTAACCTTAACCGATGGCGAATTTTCTAAAGTCCTAAACCACTTGAACAAAGGCAATGTATTTGAAAGGGCGAAAATTCTTAGAGATAAAATGCACCTTGAAAAAGAAAACGGTGATTCGCTCTATCTTGAATTTATCAACCAAGATCACTGGTGTAAAAATCAATTTCAAGTCACCCAACAAGTGACCATGGAAGGAAGCTATAAAAACCGCTACGATGTTACTCTGCTTATAAACGGTTTGCCATTGGTACAAATTGAACTGAAAAGAAGAGGGCTAGAACTCAAAGAAGCCTTTAATCAAATCAACCGTTATCAAAAACATTCTTATTTCGCAGGTTCAGCTCTCTTCAATTATATTCAGTTATTTATTATCAGTAATGGGGTCAATACCAAGTATTATGCAAATAATCGTCACCAGTCCTTTAAACAAACCTTTTACTGGGCGGATGAACACAATAAAAATATCACAGGGTTAGAAGAATTTGCCGATGATTTTTTAGAAAAATGCCACATTGCCAAGATGATTACAAAATACATCGTTTTGAACGCAACTCAAAAAATTTTAATGGCACTTAGACCGTATCAATATTATGCAACGGAAGCTATTATAAACCGCGTAAAAGATACTGATAAAAATGGTTATATTTGGCATACAACAGGTTCAGGAAAAACGCTAACCTCCTTTAAAGTCAGTCAGATTTTAACCAAACTACCCCAAGTACATAAGGTGGTTTTTGTGGTGGATAGAAAAGATCTTGATTATCAAACCACCAAAGAATTTAACGGTTTTTCGGATGGTTCAGTGGATGGTACAGATAATACTATCGCCTTAGTCAAACAATTTTCTGATGATACCAAGCTGATTGTTACCACCATTCAAAAACTAAATACAGCGATTAAAAACCCCAAGTATTTAAGTAAAATGGAAAAACTTAAACATAAAAAAATCGTGTTTATTTTTGATGAATGCCATCGCTCACAATTTGGAGAAACGCATAATCGTATAAAAAACTTTTTTGAAAATCATCAAATGTTTGGTTTTACGGGGACACCGATTTTTGCAGAAAATACCCTAGGCTTAAAAACGACCAAAGACCTATTTCATGATTGTTTGCATAAATATGTAATTACCGATGCGATTAAAGATGAAAATGTTTTAAAGTTTTCTATTGAGTATGTGGGTAGGTATAAGCAAAAAGAAGACAGTCAAAATGAAATAGATATTGAAGTCGAAGATATTGATACTAAAGAGTTATTAGAAAGCCCTGTAAGGCTTGAGAAAATCACCGATTATATTATTGCTAATCATAATCGCAAAACCCATAGTAGAGCCTTTACAGCACTATTTTGTGTGAGTTCTATTGATACCGTAACCCAATATTACGATTTATTTCAGGCTAAAAAACAGGCAGGAAAACATAATTTAAGGGTTGCCACGATTTTTAGTTTTATCGCCAATGAAAATGATACGGATGCTAACGGGTTTATTCCTGATGTGGAACTAGAAATAAAAAAAGGGGGGTCTCTAAATCAGCATAGTAGGGATAAATTAGACAGCTATATTGCTGATTATAATAAGCTATTCAATACCCGTTATTCAACCAGAGATAGCCACAGTTTTTACAATTACTATCAAGATATAGCTAAAAAAGTTAAAGAGAAAAAAATTGATATTTTGCTAGTGGTGAATATGTTTTTAACGGGCTTTGATAGTCCACCGCTTAACACTTTATATGTTGATAAAAATTTAAAATATCATGGTTTGATTCAGGCTTTTTCAAGAACTAACAGAATATTAGACGAGAAAAAATCACAAGGGAATATTATTTGTTTCCGTAACCTGAAAAAAAATACCGATGATGCGATTACTTTATTTTCTAATAAAGAGGCCAAAGAAACCATTTTAGTAGAGCCTTATGAAAACTATATTGATAAATTTAATCAGGGCTTTGCTGAATTGTTAAAGTTAGCTCCAACGCTTGAAAGTGTGGATGAACTAAGCACTGAAGAGCAAGAGCTTGGTTTTATAAAAGCCTTCAGGGAATTAATGCGGTTAAATAATGTTTTATCCAGTTTTGCAAATTTTAAATTTACTGATTTAGAGATGACGCAGCAGAATTTTGAGGACTACAAAAGTAAATATTTAGACTTACACGATAAAGTTAAAAGTGACCGTGCTAAAGAAAAAGTTTCTATTCTTGATGATGTGGATTTTGAGCTAGAACTTATTCATCGTGATGATGTAAATGTGGCTTATATTTTAAGGTTGCTAGGTAACTTTAAAGATCAAAAACAAGAAGATCGGGAAAAAAATAAAAAAGCGATTATTGATTTATTAACTGGGGATGCCAAGCTGAGAAGTAAAAAATCCCTGATTGAAAAATTTATTAATGAAAATGTTATTGAGCTTAAAGAGATAGAAAATATTGAAGAAATATTTGAAACCTTTTGGGGTGAAGAAAAACAAAAAGCTTTTGAAGTGCTTTGTGAACAAGAAAACCTGAACCCTGAAAAGTTGCAAGAAGTTATCGGGAATTATCTTTATACAACAAGAAAACCGCTTAGGGATGATATTGTAGCGATTCTTAATAATAAGCCTAAGTTACTTGAAAGAAAAAAGATCATTAAGCGAGTGACGGACAAAATAATTGCTTTTGTTGATATTTTTATTGAAGGCATTCACGTTTAATTTTAAATTTTATCGTCTACAGAAGCCAATGATACAATTCTTAACCCGTGGAATATCTAATAAGTAACCACGCTTCTCCATTTAAATAACTCAGGTTATTTCACTGCCCATTGGTTTAAAAATAATGAAAAATTTTCTAAAGTCCTCGCAAACAGCGATTATTCTTTTTTTACTCGGACTTTTAGTGATCTATCTCAATCCTTTTAAAGAAAAATCGGATATGGAAATTATGGCTGTTGTTCAAGAAAATAGAGCCAAACTTAGAAGTCAAAATAATGATATAAAACCGCCGATACCGCTTATGGATGAAGGCCACCCTTTTCGAGGCGTTTTTTATGGTTATCTACCTTGTGATGATTGTGCAGGGGTTAAAATGACCTTATCACTCAAAAATAAACAAAATTATTTATTAGTCACTCAATATGCCCGCTCGTCTAATAAGGAATATTATAATAAAGGAAAATATGAATGGGACGAACAAGCTAATATTGTCACCCTGACTTCACGAAAAGAGGGTGAAATACAAAAATATCAGATTAAAGATGAAGGGGAATTAATTTTATTGAAACCGAATGGGATGAAACTGAAAGGCAATCAAAATCAATACAGTTTACTAAGAACCGATAAAAATAAAGCCCGTTCCGTACATATTCACTAATTAGGATGCTTTACCTTTCAGCGACCAACTTACAATACCTTCGCCAAACATATAGAATAAGTTGAAATATCATTTTAAAAGTTTGTAATTCATTGATTTTATTAGATCTAAAATATTAGGTTTTGGAAAATTTTAGCTCAAAATTCAAATTGGCGAAGGTATTGAACGTAGGAATGAAATTTTAATAACCCCCGAAACTAGCCTTGAGAAATTTTGATTATTCACTAGATTTTCATATTTAGTTTTGGACGTTATTTTCGGCATCCTTCATTTTTTGGTTTACAGTTTAAACTGGAGTCCAATAGCTATAGCTATTGGCGAGTTACGAAAATAGCTAAAGCTATTTTACTCCCCACTATTTTTTAAGAATAAAGTGTAAACTACTTTTGAGCTAAATGAAGGATACTTTATTTTCTCTTGATTCCTTAAGACGGGACACGTTGAGGTTAAGCCGTTCGTGCTGAGTATGAACGGCTTAACCTCACTTCCTTCGATTGAACTCAGTACGAATGGTTAAACCTCGCGCCCTATAGCCTCCCGTCTTAAGTTGGTAGCCTACCTTTCGAGTATTGCACGCATAAAAAATCCCCGATTGTTTTCACAACCGAGGCTTTTGATTGAACAGCTAACGATTCAAAAAATCGTCAACGACAATGATTTACATCATGCCGCCCATGCCGCCCATTCCGCCCATGTCAGGCATACCGCCGCCTGCATGTGCATGACCGTCATCAGAAGAAGGCGCATCAGACACCATTACTTCTGTTGTAATCATTAAGCCTGCAACCGATGCTGCATTTTGTAAGGCTGAACGCGTCACTTTTGCTGGATCTAAAATACCCATCTCAATCATGTCGCCATATTCGCCTGTTGCCGCGTTGTAACCGAAGTTACCTTCGCCTTTGCTAACTTCATTAAGAACAACCGATGATTCATCACCTGCGTTCGCAACAATTTGACGTAAAGGCTCTTCCATTGCACGACGTAGAATAGCAACACCGACTGTTTGGTCGTGGTTAATCCCTTCTAAATCAGTAAGAGCTGCAATCGCACGAACTAAGGCAGTACCGCCTCCAGCAACAACGCCTTCTTCAACTGCAGCACGAGTTGAATGCAGCGCGTCTTCAACACGGGCTTTTTTCTCTTTCATTTCAACTTCAGTTGCCGCGCCAACTTTGATAACCGCAACGCCGCCCGCTAATTTAGCCAAACGTTCTTGCAATTTTTCTTTATCGTAATCAGACGACGCATCTTCTGTTTGTGCGCGAATTTGAGCAACACGGCCTGTGATGTCGTCTTCTGCGCCCGCACCATCAATAATGGTGGTGTTGTCTTTAGTGATTTGAACTTTTTTCGCTGTACCTAGTTGCTCTAACTCAGCTTTTTCTAATGATAAACCAACTTCTTCAGAAATAACGACCGCGCCAGTAAGAATAGCAATGTCTTCTAACATCGCTTTACGACGATCACCAAAACCTGGTGCTTTAACAGCCGCTACTTTAACAATACCGCGCATGTTATTAACTACTAAGGTGGCTAAGGCTTCGCCTTCAACATCTTCTGCGATAATTAATAAAGGACGACCTGCTTTAGCAACGCCTTCCAAAATAGGAAGTAAATCACGAATATTAGAGATTTTTTTATCAAAAACTAAGATAAAAGGACTTTCTAATTCAACACTCATGTTGTCTTGATTGTTGATGAAGTAAGGTGATAAATAACCACGATCAAACTGCATTCCTTCAACAACGTCTAATTCATTTTCTAAACCAGAACCTTCTTCAACGGTAATAACGCCTTCTTTACCGACTTTTTCCATTGCTTCTGCAATGATTTCACCGACAGACTCATCCGAGTTTGCAGAAATTGTACCGACTTGAGCAATCGCTTTATTGTCGGTACAAGGTGCTGCACTATCAATAATCGCTTTAACCGCTTTCGTCACCGCTAAATCAATACCGCGTTTTAAATCCATAGGATTCATGCCCGCTGCAACTGATTTCAAACCTTCATTAACAATAGACTGTGCTAAAACAGTGGCTGTTGTTGTTCCATCACCCGCGACATCAGACGTTTGTGATGCCACTTCTTTAACCATTTGCGCGCCCATATTCTCGAATTTATTTTCTAATTCGATTTCTTTCGCGACTGAAACACCGTCTTTAGTAATCGTAGGTGCGCCAAAGCTTTTATCTAAAACGGCGTTACGACCTTTAGGGCCTAACGTTACTTTTACTGCATCTGCTAAAATATTTACGCCGCGAGCCATCAAGCCACGTGCATCATCACCAAACTTTACGTCTTTTGCTGCCATGTTATTTCTATTCCTATTCTGTAAATGATTATTTGAACGTTAGGGATTAAACTAAAATACCCATGATGTCTTCTTCACGCATAACGATTAATTCGTCACCGTCAACCTTGACTTCGTTACCTGAGTATTTACCAAATAACACTTTATCGCCTACTTTAACTTCTAAAGCACGAACATCGCCATTATCAAGTTGTTTACCATTACCGACGGCTAAAACTTCGCCTTCGCTAGGTTTTTCAGTTGCAGAACCTGGTAAAACGATACCGCCAGCACTTGTTGTTTCTTCTTCAACACGTTTGACGATGACTCGGTCATGTAACGGACGTATTTTCATTAATGTCTCCAAAATGAGTAAAAATTAAAAGGGTTAGCACGCTTTAATAATGAGTGCTAATAATAATCGGGTTATTTTATCTATCTAAGTTATTTGTTTCAAGTGAATCTGTGTTTTATGATAACAACGCTTTTTTACTTAACTTTTTAATCAAATCAAGCTATGAACGATCATCAACTGTTACGCTACAGTCGGCAAATTATGTTGCCTCAAGTCGATATAAAA from Methylococcales bacterium carries:
- a CDS encoding type II toxin-antitoxin system prevent-host-death family antitoxin; translation: MDTISYTAIRANLSKTMKQVCNDHAPIIITRKRETPVVMLSLEDYHALEETAYLLCSPANARNLLESIESLETGKGIEQNLIE
- the groL gene encoding chaperonin GroEL (60 kDa chaperone family; promotes refolding of misfolded polypeptides especially under stressful conditions; forms two stacked rings of heptamers to form a barrel-shaped 14mer; ends can be capped by GroES; misfolded proteins enter the barrel where they are refolded when GroES binds), with protein sequence MAAKDVKFGDDARGLMARGVNILADAVKVTLGPKGRNAVLDKSFGAPTITKDGVSVAKEIELENKFENMGAQMVKEVASQTSDVAGDGTTTATVLAQSIVNEGLKSVAAGMNPMDLKRGIDLAVTKAVKAIIDSAAPCTDNKAIAQVGTISANSDESVGEIIAEAMEKVGKEGVITVEEGSGLENELDVVEGMQFDRGYLSPYFINNQDNMSVELESPFILVFDKKISNIRDLLPILEGVAKAGRPLLIIAEDVEGEALATLVVNNMRGIVKVAAVKAPGFGDRRKAMLEDIAILTGAVVISEEVGLSLEKAELEQLGTAKKVQITKDNTTIIDGAGAEDDITGRVAQIRAQTEDASSDYDKEKLQERLAKLAGGVAVIKVGAATEVEMKEKKARVEDALHSTRAAVEEGVVAGGGTALVRAIAALTDLEGINHDQTVGVAILRRAMEEPLRQIVANAGDESSVVLNEVSKGEGNFGYNAATGEYGDMIEMGILDPAKVTRSALQNAASVAGLMITTEVMVSDAPSSDDGHAHAGGGMPDMGGMGGMGGMM
- a CDS encoding copper resistance protein NlpE, which produces MKNFLKSSQTAIILFLLGLLVIYLNPFKEKSDMEIMAVVQENRAKLRSQNNDIKPPIPLMDEGHPFRGVFYGYLPCDDCAGVKMTLSLKNKQNYLLVTQYARSSNKEYYNKGKYEWDEQANIVTLTSRKEGEIQKYQIKDEGELILLKPNGMKLKGNQNQYSLLRTDKNKARSVHIH
- a CDS encoding type I restriction endonuclease subunit R; this translates as MFKKQQQKQMQQKNYAKEVSQSEQALEDNLVKQLVSLGHNLVKIKDEKDLLANLKIQLEKHNRLTLTDGEFSKVLNHLNKGNVFERAKILRDKMHLEKENGDSLYLEFINQDHWCKNQFQVTQQVTMEGSYKNRYDVTLLINGLPLVQIELKRRGLELKEAFNQINRYQKHSYFAGSALFNYIQLFIISNGVNTKYYANNRHQSFKQTFYWADEHNKNITGLEEFADDFLEKCHIAKMITKYIVLNATQKILMALRPYQYYATEAIINRVKDTDKNGYIWHTTGSGKTLTSFKVSQILTKLPQVHKVVFVVDRKDLDYQTTKEFNGFSDGSVDGTDNTIALVKQFSDDTKLIVTTIQKLNTAIKNPKYLSKMEKLKHKKIVFIFDECHRSQFGETHNRIKNFFENHQMFGFTGTPIFAENTLGLKTTKDLFHDCLHKYVITDAIKDENVLKFSIEYVGRYKQKEDSQNEIDIEVEDIDTKELLESPVRLEKITDYIIANHNRKTHSRAFTALFCVSSIDTVTQYYDLFQAKKQAGKHNLRVATIFSFIANENDTDANGFIPDVELEIKKGGSLNQHSRDKLDSYIADYNKLFNTRYSTRDSHSFYNYYQDIAKKVKEKKIDILLVVNMFLTGFDSPPLNTLYVDKNLKYHGLIQAFSRTNRILDEKKSQGNIICFRNLKKNTDDAITLFSNKEAKETILVEPYENYIDKFNQGFAELLKLAPTLESVDELSTEEQELGFIKAFRELMRLNNVLSSFANFKFTDLEMTQQNFEDYKSKYLDLHDKVKSDRAKEKVSILDDVDFELELIHRDDVNVAYILRLLGNFKDQKQEDREKNKKAIIDLLTGDAKLRSKKSLIEKFINENVIELKEIENIEEIFETFWGEEKQKAFEVLCEQENLNPEKLQEVIGNYLYTTRKPLRDDIVAILNNKPKLLERKKIIKRVTDKIIAFVDIFIEGIHV
- a CDS encoding nucleotidyltransferase substrate binding protein, encoding MTQDIRWIQRFNNFLKAFAQLTKFMARDSLNELEEQGLIQSFEYNHELAWKTQKDFLEYRGVINLYGSKDVTREAFKVGLITESELWMEMIKDRNLSSHTYHEETTQKIINHIIDDYYSEFAALIETLKKHRDESF
- a CDS encoding co-chaperone GroES produces the protein MKIRPLHDRVIVKRVEEETTSAGGIVLPGSATEKPSEGEVLAVGNGKQLDNGDVRALEVKVGDKVLFGKYSGNEVKVDGDELIVMREEDIMGILV